One Streptomyces sp. NBC_00554 DNA segment encodes these proteins:
- a CDS encoding ABC transporter substrate-binding protein produces the protein MSFSRRNFLIATGVVAASSSVLSACSSGNSGSGGTTGKQNAAKAEATVVKIGTEADSTGPAPEVSGAKKGGTVYLLNDDDVSHLDPQRIYYAWNSLAAIVLSRTLTGYKIADDGSQMLVGDLATDTGTMSDGGKTWAFTLKDGVKWEDGSDVTVDDVRHGIERAFASFITEGAMYVQSWLTGSQDYRKSYSGPYSGKHLKSVVTSGKTVTFHLSEARPDFNYVVAMQSYAPTPVKHDTKENYDKKPYSNGPYRVKSHVTDKSMVFVRNENWDPATDPIRNAYPDQFDFAFGIEQLTAIDRLLADSGKDQYAVSWRTIPQERVTKAQTEAKDRVFEELGSGVSVYWVNTTRVKDLAVREAIIKAWPTAQIRQLQGGSVRGDYATGIMSPLVAGYESQDVWGKLKTPAGDPAAAKKILEKAGKANYKIVYAYQIDDTQTKIKVVVENALKAAGFDVVTKGIDSTTWYDAIGKVDNPYDVYWGGWSADWPTGYSVFQPLFDSSTITDGGSNYAHLKDPKVDAAIKAATAETDQDKANKMWAALDKQVTETGAFVPDVYMKRIYLHGSKLGNVKMDPNFDGCMLYKLYVK, from the coding sequence ATGTCTTTTTCGCGCAGAAACTTCCTGATAGCCACCGGTGTTGTGGCCGCGTCGAGCTCCGTGCTCTCCGCGTGCAGCAGCGGCAACTCCGGCAGCGGCGGCACCACCGGTAAGCAGAACGCCGCCAAGGCCGAAGCCACCGTGGTGAAGATCGGCACCGAGGCCGACTCCACGGGCCCGGCCCCCGAGGTTTCCGGTGCGAAGAAGGGCGGCACCGTCTACCTGCTGAACGACGACGACGTCTCGCACCTCGACCCGCAGCGCATCTACTACGCGTGGAACTCGCTCGCCGCGATCGTCCTCTCCCGCACCCTGACCGGCTACAAGATCGCCGACGACGGTTCCCAGATGCTGGTCGGCGACCTCGCGACCGACACGGGCACCATGTCGGACGGCGGCAAGACCTGGGCCTTCACCCTGAAGGACGGCGTCAAGTGGGAGGACGGCTCCGACGTCACCGTCGACGACGTCCGCCACGGCATCGAGCGCGCCTTCGCCAGCTTCATCACCGAGGGCGCCATGTACGTCCAGTCGTGGCTGACCGGCTCGCAGGACTACCGCAAGTCGTACTCGGGCCCGTACAGCGGCAAGCACCTCAAGTCGGTCGTGACCAGCGGCAAGACGGTCACCTTCCACCTCTCCGAGGCGCGTCCCGACTTCAACTACGTCGTCGCGATGCAGTCGTACGCTCCCACCCCGGTGAAGCACGACACCAAGGAGAACTACGACAAGAAGCCGTACTCCAACGGTCCTTACCGGGTGAAGTCCCACGTCACCGACAAGTCGATGGTCTTCGTCCGCAACGAGAACTGGGACCCGGCCACCGACCCGATCCGCAACGCCTACCCGGACCAGTTCGACTTCGCCTTCGGCATCGAGCAGCTGACCGCCATCGACCGCCTGCTGGCGGACTCCGGCAAGGACCAGTACGCCGTCAGCTGGCGCACGATCCCCCAGGAGCGCGTCACGAAGGCCCAGACGGAGGCCAAGGACCGCGTCTTCGAGGAGCTCGGCAGCGGCGTCAGCGTCTACTGGGTCAACACCACCCGGGTCAAGGACCTGGCCGTCCGCGAGGCCATCATCAAGGCCTGGCCGACCGCGCAGATCCGCCAGCTGCAGGGCGGCAGCGTCCGTGGCGACTACGCCACCGGCATCATGAGCCCGCTCGTGGCCGGCTACGAGTCGCAGGACGTGTGGGGCAAGCTCAAGACCCCCGCGGGCGACCCGGCGGCCGCGAAGAAGATCCTGGAGAAGGCCGGCAAGGCCAACTACAAGATCGTCTACGCGTACCAGATCGACGACACCCAGACGAAGATCAAGGTCGTCGTCGAGAACGCCCTCAAGGCGGCCGGCTTCGACGTCGTCACCAAGGGCATCGACTCCACCACCTGGTACGACGCGATCGGCAAGGTCGACAACCCGTACGACGTCTACTGGGGTGGCTGGTCCGCCGACTGGCCGACCGGTTACTCGGTCTTCCAGCCGCTGTTCGACAGCAGCACCATCACCGACGGCGGCTCGAACTACGCGCACCTCAAGGACCCGAAGGTCGACGCCGCCATCAAGGCCGCCACGGCCGAGACGGACCAGGACAAGGCCAACAAGATGTGGGCCGCCCTGGACAAGCAGGTCACGGAGACCGGCGCCTTCGTCCCCGACGTGTACATGAAGCGCATCTACCTTCACGGCTCCAAGCTCGGCAACGTGAAGATGGACCCGAACTTCGACGGCTGCATGCTCTACAAGCTGTACGTCAAGTAG
- a CDS encoding ABC transporter permease, with amino-acid sequence MLRFLVRRILGAVITLVIISAVTFMLFYAVPRDPARLACGKLCTPETLQLIRHNMGITDPLPVQYWHWLSGIFLGRDFASFGHCDAPCLGYSFVNREPVLATILDRFPTTVSLAIGSSVVFLIFGIGMGMLAAVKQGKATDKLASSASLIASSMQIYFVGTLALYFFVYQWHILDQPSYTNFTHNPASWANGLMLPWLVLALIWTANYTRMTRSQLVEQLNEDYVRTARAKGLSASNVFFRFAWRGAMGPIVTIFGIDLGVLLGGAMITEKTFSLQGVGMLAVKSVTTSDLPMLLGIMVITASFVVVANIVVDALYALIDPRIRLA; translated from the coding sequence ATGCTTCGCTTTCTCGTCCGCCGCATCCTCGGCGCCGTGATAACGCTGGTGATCATCAGCGCCGTCACGTTCATGCTCTTCTACGCGGTGCCGCGCGACCCGGCCCGACTGGCCTGCGGCAAGCTCTGCACCCCGGAGACGCTCCAGTTGATCCGCCACAACATGGGGATCACCGACCCGCTGCCCGTGCAGTACTGGCACTGGCTGTCGGGCATCTTCCTCGGCCGGGACTTCGCGTCCTTCGGCCACTGCGACGCGCCGTGCCTGGGCTACTCGTTCGTCAACCGTGAGCCCGTCCTCGCGACGATCCTGGACCGGTTCCCGACCACGGTCTCCCTCGCCATCGGCTCCTCCGTGGTGTTCCTGATCTTCGGCATCGGTATGGGCATGCTCGCCGCCGTGAAGCAGGGCAAGGCCACCGACAAGCTCGCCAGTAGCGCCTCGCTGATCGCCTCGTCGATGCAGATCTACTTCGTGGGCACGCTGGCCCTGTACTTCTTCGTGTACCAGTGGCACATCCTGGACCAGCCCTCGTACACCAACTTCACCCACAACCCAGCCTCCTGGGCCAACGGACTCATGCTTCCCTGGCTGGTCCTGGCGCTGATCTGGACCGCGAACTACACCCGTATGACGCGCTCCCAACTGGTCGAGCAGCTCAACGAGGACTACGTCCGCACCGCCCGGGCCAAGGGCCTCTCCGCCAGCAACGTCTTCTTCCGCTTCGCCTGGCGCGGCGCGATGGGACCGATCGTCACCATCTTCGGCATCGACCTCGGCGTCCTCCTCGGCGGCGCGATGATCACCGAGAAGACCTTCAGCCTCCAGGGCGTCGGCATGCTCGCCGTGAAGTCGGTGACCACGAGCGACCTGCCCATGCTGCTCGGCATCATGGTGATCACCGCTTCCTTCGTGGTCGTCGCCAACATCGTCGTGGACGCCCTGTACGCCCTGATCGACCCGCGTATCCGGCTCGCCTGA
- a CDS encoding ABC transporter ATP-binding protein has product MTSTDQQPFLSVKDLKVHFSTEDGTVKAVDGLSFDLVRGKTLGIVGESGSGKSVTNLTILGLHNPDSTTVEGSITLDGQELNGAPEKTLEKLRGNKMSMIFQDALTSLSPYHTIGRQIGETYRKHTGCSKKEARARAIEMLTRVGIPQPDVRVDDYPHQFSGGMRQRAMIAMALVCDPELLIADEPTTALDVTVQAQIMDLLKDLQKEFGTAIIFITHDLGVIADIADEVLVMYGGRCVERGTKREVLRAPQHPYTWGLLSSMPTLDGPVDVPLSPIPGSPPSLLNPPTGCRFHPRCSFTEKVGDGRCSSERPLLEITDGRGSACHLTADQRRDFFAEFAGSRSN; this is encoded by the coding sequence GTGACGAGCACCGACCAGCAGCCCTTCCTGTCCGTCAAGGACCTGAAGGTGCACTTCTCGACCGAGGACGGCACCGTCAAGGCCGTCGACGGTCTCTCGTTCGACCTCGTACGCGGCAAGACGCTGGGCATCGTGGGCGAGTCGGGGTCCGGCAAGTCGGTCACCAACCTGACCATCCTGGGGCTGCACAACCCGGACAGCACAACCGTCGAGGGCTCCATCACCCTCGACGGCCAGGAGCTGAACGGCGCTCCGGAGAAGACCCTGGAGAAGCTGCGCGGCAACAAGATGTCGATGATCTTCCAGGACGCGCTGACCTCGCTGTCGCCATACCACACCATCGGCAGGCAGATCGGTGAGACGTACCGCAAGCACACCGGCTGCTCCAAGAAGGAGGCCCGGGCGCGGGCCATCGAGATGCTGACCCGCGTCGGCATCCCGCAGCCCGATGTGCGTGTGGACGACTACCCGCACCAGTTCTCCGGCGGTATGCGCCAGCGCGCGATGATCGCGATGGCGCTGGTCTGCGACCCGGAGCTGCTGATCGCGGACGAGCCGACCACCGCGCTCGACGTCACCGTGCAGGCCCAGATCATGGACCTCCTCAAGGACCTCCAGAAGGAGTTCGGCACGGCGATCATCTTCATCACCCACGACCTCGGTGTCATCGCGGACATCGCGGACGAGGTGCTGGTGATGTACGGCGGCCGGTGCGTGGAGCGCGGGACCAAGCGGGAGGTGCTGCGGGCGCCGCAGCACCCGTACACCTGGGGGCTGCTCAGCTCGATGCCGACGCTGGACGGTCCGGTCGACGTTCCGCTGTCGCCGATCCCGGGCTCGCCGCCCTCGCTGCTGAACCCGCCGACGGGCTGCCGGTTCCACCCCCGGTGCAGCTTCACCGAGAAGGTCGGGGACGGGCGCTGCTCCTCCGAGCGCCCCCTTCTCGAGATCACGGACGGACGAGGCTCCGCCTGCCACCTGACCGCCGACCAGCGCCGCGACTTCTTCGCCGAATTCGCCGGCAGCCGGTCCAACTGA
- a CDS encoding ABC transporter ATP-binding protein, with amino-acid sequence MSKTNPLLDVTGLTKHFPIKGGFPIRRTVGAVQAVDGLDFQVAEGEALGLVGESGCGKSTTGRLITRLLEPTAGTIKYRGQDITHANRKQLAPVRSEIQMIFQDPYASLNPRHTVGKIISGPMEVNGINPAGGREKRVRELLETVGLNPEHYNRFPHEFSGGQRQRIGVARALALEPKLIVADEPVSALDVSIQAQVVNLLQELQRDLGIAFVFIAHDLAIVRHFSQRVAVMYLGKIVEIADRADLYDNPRHPYTRALLSAVPEARADDTPARDRIRLTGDVPSPINPPSGCRFRTRCWKATDKCATEAPTLVHIEGSSEGHLTACHYPEVKETVPAPRLAKDPEVTA; translated from the coding sequence ATGAGCAAAACGAACCCCCTCCTGGACGTCACCGGTCTGACCAAGCACTTCCCGATCAAGGGTGGTTTCCCCATCCGCCGGACGGTGGGTGCGGTCCAGGCCGTGGACGGGCTGGACTTCCAGGTGGCCGAGGGCGAGGCCCTGGGTCTGGTCGGTGAGTCCGGCTGCGGCAAGTCGACGACGGGCCGGCTGATCACGCGGCTCCTGGAACCGACGGCCGGCACGATCAAGTACCGCGGCCAGGACATCACGCACGCGAACCGCAAGCAGCTCGCGCCGGTCCGCTCCGAGATCCAGATGATCTTCCAGGACCCGTACGCCTCGCTGAACCCGAGGCACACGGTCGGCAAGATCATCTCGGGTCCGATGGAGGTCAACGGCATCAACCCGGCGGGCGGCCGCGAGAAGCGCGTACGCGAGCTGCTCGAGACCGTCGGCCTCAACCCCGAGCACTACAACCGCTTCCCGCACGAGTTCTCCGGCGGACAGCGCCAGCGCATCGGCGTGGCCCGCGCACTGGCCCTGGAGCCGAAGCTGATCGTGGCGGACGAGCCGGTCTCGGCCCTCGACGTCTCGATCCAGGCGCAGGTCGTGAACCTGCTCCAGGAGCTCCAGCGGGACCTGGGCATCGCGTTCGTCTTCATCGCCCACGACCTGGCGATCGTCCGGCACTTCTCGCAGCGCGTCGCGGTCATGTACCTCGGCAAGATCGTCGAGATCGCCGACCGCGCGGACCTGTACGACAACCCGCGCCACCCCTACACGCGCGCGCTGCTCTCCGCCGTCCCCGAGGCCAGGGCGGACGACACCCCGGCCCGCGACCGCATCCGCCTCACCGGCGACGTGCCCTCCCCCATCAACCCGCCGTCCGGCTGCCGCTTCCGCACCCGCTGCTGGAAGGCGACGGACAAGTGCGCGACGGAGGCCCCGACGCTGGTCCACATCGAGGGCAGCAGCGAGGGTCACCTGACGGCGTGCCACTACCCCGAGGTCAAGGAGACCGTCCCGGCTCCCCGCCTCGCCAAGGACCCCGAGGTCACGGCCTGA
- a CDS encoding Uma2 family endonuclease, whose product MDYAKMRAIAEELTEYAEHLEGSWNVEIGPSGPFLAMMSPSKRHEVLIHRIRDQINAQLSATHPTYVCANGPEIEHPSIGRMRRPDAIVLPWDVFEGEGLAVDATQVLAAIEIVSPSNPNNDYGEKLAEYPAMGIPHYMIVDPRTGTIEVHSDPCKDRYQHKDPYIFGDTVPFGPWTVETGAFRRYGKAGA is encoded by the coding sequence ATGGACTACGCGAAGATGCGCGCGATCGCCGAGGAGCTCACCGAGTACGCCGAGCACCTTGAGGGATCCTGGAACGTGGAGATCGGCCCTTCCGGCCCGTTCCTCGCGATGATGAGCCCTTCGAAGCGCCACGAGGTGCTGATTCACCGCATTCGCGACCAGATCAACGCGCAGCTCTCCGCCACGCACCCCACATACGTGTGCGCGAACGGCCCCGAAATCGAGCATCCTTCGATCGGTCGTATGCGACGCCCGGACGCCATAGTTCTCCCTTGGGACGTGTTCGAAGGAGAAGGTCTCGCCGTCGACGCCACTCAGGTACTGGCGGCCATCGAGATCGTCTCTCCGTCCAATCCGAACAATGACTACGGCGAGAAGCTCGCCGAATACCCGGCCATGGGCATCCCCCACTACATGATCGTCGACCCCCGCACGGGCACCATCGAGGTGCACTCCGACCCGTGCAAGGACCGCTACCAGCACAAGGACCCGTACATCTTCGGCGACACAGTGCCGTTCGGCCCGTGGACGGTGGAGACCGGCGCCTTCCGCCGCTACGGGAAGGCCGGGGCCTAG
- a CDS encoding GNAT family N-acetyltransferase produces MTDLRLEKVTPDNIDAAIALKVRPEQERFVSPVVNSLAEAYVHPEKAWPRLIFDGDDLVGFVMAFFDIRFNPEIPDDRPRSGLWRLNIADGRQGRGYGRFAVEAVCEEIRTRGRQSRATVTWAEGEGGPEGFYLGLGFRRTGEMSGDQVVGELELAAVHPRG; encoded by the coding sequence ATGACGGACCTTCGCCTGGAGAAGGTGACCCCGGACAACATCGACGCGGCCATCGCCCTGAAGGTCAGGCCGGAGCAGGAGCGCTTCGTCTCTCCGGTGGTGAACTCGCTCGCCGAGGCGTACGTGCATCCCGAGAAGGCCTGGCCCCGCCTGATCTTCGACGGCGATGACCTGGTCGGCTTCGTCATGGCCTTCTTCGACATCCGCTTCAACCCCGAAATCCCGGACGACCGGCCGCGCTCCGGCCTCTGGCGCCTGAACATCGCCGACGGCCGGCAGGGGCGTGGATACGGGCGGTTCGCCGTCGAGGCCGTGTGCGAGGAGATCCGCACGCGTGGCCGCCAGTCCCGCGCCACGGTGACCTGGGCCGAGGGGGAGGGCGGGCCCGAGGGGTTCTATCTGGGGCTCGGGTTCCGGCGTACGGGGGAGATGAGCGGGGATCAGGTTGTGGGGGAGTTGGAGCTGGCTGCGGTGCACCCCCGCGGCTAG
- a CDS encoding VOC family protein: protein MGETGLLNPTIRTLTFDCTGDPYDLGLFWSELLGRPLDDDDKPGDPEAVIRDPSGGPTLLFVHVPEGKAAKNRVHLDLEPHGRTRAAEVTRALALGARRIADHTRPDGGGWVVLADPEGNEFCVERGELG from the coding sequence ATGGGAGAGACAGGGTTGTTGAACCCCACCATCCGCACCCTCACCTTCGACTGCACCGGAGATCCGTACGATCTCGGCCTCTTCTGGAGCGAGTTGCTCGGCCGCCCACTGGACGACGACGACAAGCCCGGCGACCCGGAGGCGGTGATCCGGGACCCGTCCGGCGGACCGACGCTCCTCTTCGTGCACGTCCCGGAGGGCAAGGCGGCCAAGAACCGCGTCCACCTGGACCTGGAGCCGCACGGCAGGACAAGGGCGGCGGAGGTCACCCGCGCCCTCGCCCTCGGCGCCCGCCGGATCGCGGACCACACCCGCCCGGACGGCGGCGGCTGGGTGGTCCTGGCGGATCCCGAGGGCAACGAATTCTGTGTGGAGCGGGGGGAGTTGGGCTGA
- a CDS encoding DinB family protein, with product MTTRTDTPPAWDERTQLATFLDYVRATAHAKCEDVSPEDARKAPLPGSPLMTLCGLINHLRWVEYYWFQVVFLGEEDEGPWTDEDPDREMRIAVDFPLADLLAQYEEQCVRYRLLVAEHDLDTNAKRVRREGRAVNLRWILLHLIEETARHNGHLDILRELADGRTGD from the coding sequence ATGACGACGCGAACAGACACGCCTCCCGCCTGGGACGAGCGCACACAGCTGGCCACCTTCCTCGACTACGTCCGCGCCACGGCCCACGCCAAGTGCGAGGACGTCTCCCCGGAGGACGCCCGCAAGGCCCCGCTGCCCGGCTCCCCGCTGATGACCCTGTGCGGACTGATCAACCACCTTCGCTGGGTCGAGTACTACTGGTTCCAGGTGGTGTTCCTCGGCGAGGAGGACGAGGGTCCCTGGACGGACGAGGACCCCGACCGCGAGATGCGCATCGCCGTCGACTTCCCGCTGGCGGACCTGCTCGCCCAGTACGAGGAACAGTGCGTCCGCTACCGCCTGCTGGTGGCCGAGCACGACCTCGACACCAACGCCAAGCGGGTCCGGCGCGAAGGGCGCGCCGTCAACCTCCGCTGGATCCTCCTCCACTTGATCGAGGAGACGGCCCGCCACAACGGCCACCTCGACATCCTGCGCGAACTGGCCGACGGCCGGACCGGCGACTAG
- a CDS encoding HAD family hydrolase — translation MAESAVGAFLFDVDGVLIATADAHGRVWRAWARLRGLDPEEVWEATQGRRRTDILRLLAPQLDPAGEHLVLDRLMAAEEPGFRAFDGAAALLRSLPPHLWAVVTSSRAHPTAARLARTGLPVPGVRICAEDVSEGKPSPEGYLTAAARLAVDPARCVVVEDSPPGIEAGLAAGCTVYAVASTHRPAELARAHACFPSLSEAGRALTAVHRSRLDDGC, via the coding sequence TTGGCAGAGAGCGCGGTGGGGGCCTTCCTCTTCGACGTGGACGGCGTACTGATCGCCACCGCGGACGCGCACGGACGGGTCTGGCGTGCCTGGGCCCGGCTGCGCGGCCTGGACCCCGAGGAGGTCTGGGAGGCCACGCAGGGCCGACGCCGGACGGACATCCTCCGGCTCCTCGCCCCGCAGCTGGATCCCGCCGGGGAACACCTGGTCCTGGACCGGCTGATGGCCGCCGAGGAACCCGGGTTCCGTGCCTTCGACGGCGCCGCCGCGCTGCTGCGGTCCCTGCCGCCGCACCTGTGGGCGGTCGTCACCTCCAGCCGCGCGCACCCCACCGCGGCCCGCCTCGCCCGTACCGGGCTGCCCGTTCCCGGCGTACGGATCTGCGCCGAGGACGTCTCCGAGGGCAAGCCCTCGCCGGAGGGCTACCTCACCGCCGCCGCCCGGCTGGCGGTCGACCCGGCCCGCTGCGTGGTCGTCGAGGACTCGCCCCCGGGCATCGAGGCCGGGCTCGCCGCCGGCTGCACGGTGTACGCCGTGGCCTCCACGCACCGCCCCGCCGAACTGGCCCGTGCCCACGCCTGCTTTCCCTCGCTGTCGGAGGCGGGCCGGGCGCTGACCGCCGTACACCGGAGTCGGCTCGACGACGGCTGTTAA